The Halalkalibaculum roseum genome window below encodes:
- a CDS encoding ABC transporter permease, which produces MVRNYLKIAFRNLVKRKAYTFINIFGLAIGLACCLLISMYVLNELSYDRFHEKADQIYRIKQTSLNTDETSATTTFKTGPMLEAEYPQLVEHSVRFFNMQQPTHTMLDRETGNSFRESNFYFTDSTFFEVFDGKLIRGNPEQVLDNPLSLVMTEERARVYFGDENPIGKTLSFQGRGSMSLEVTGIMESWPEKSHMKFDMLASFSSVDVLYRRSPEYDESWWWNPVWTYVELKNAGSAGELDDQLEAFADKYYNPNRPEGEEVSLGLQALTDIHLYSNLEQEMNPNNSIFYIYLFSAVAVLILVIACVNFMNLATARSAERGREVGMRKVLGADRRQLFSQFMGESFLMSFLAVVLAVVLVYFTLPIFNDFISKNLAFNIFDNAFLIGGLLFLYFAVGFLAGIYPAFYLSAFNPSVVLKGEADKGSRSVLFRKGLVVFQFSLSVILIISTVLLYMQLQHMQSKKLGFDKEQVVILPMEQNLIAWEFDQFREQAMSDPNVRTVTATSKILGTDDQQTWKIYPATTPDEGEKSSLALHVTYNFLEAYDINLIAGRTFSRYYPTDKKQAILINEEMVKRLGFEEPEDAIGELFYHELSEEEVKTLTVIGVTENFNYTSVKKEIKPLVIRLSEGTRPILQTISNAVVKLGPGGVNEGLKHLEEVWAEVNHIDPFQYSFQDEELDKIYAAEMTLGRVTGVFTLLCILVACLGLFGLASFTASKRTKEIGIRKTLGASLSQILVLLSKEYVQLVLIANIIAWPVVYFLARGWLQDFPYRINLGLNLIGVFAATILLSVIICLVTVSYKSLKAALINPVDSIKQE; this is translated from the coding sequence ATGGTTCGTAATTATTTAAAGATTGCCTTTCGCAATCTGGTAAAGAGAAAGGCTTATACATTCATAAATATTTTTGGTCTTGCAATTGGATTAGCCTGTTGCCTTCTGATCAGCATGTATGTGTTAAATGAGCTGAGCTACGACCGGTTTCATGAGAAGGCAGATCAGATATACCGTATCAAACAAACCTCTCTCAATACTGACGAAACATCAGCTACAACCACGTTCAAAACCGGACCTATGTTGGAGGCTGAGTATCCGCAACTGGTAGAGCATAGCGTGCGTTTCTTCAACATGCAGCAGCCTACTCATACCATGCTGGATAGGGAGACCGGGAATTCATTCAGGGAATCAAATTTTTACTTCACCGATTCCACTTTCTTTGAGGTATTTGACGGGAAACTGATCCGGGGAAATCCGGAGCAGGTATTGGATAATCCCCTGTCGCTGGTGATGACTGAGGAGCGAGCCAGGGTATATTTCGGTGATGAAAATCCCATTGGAAAAACATTGAGCTTTCAGGGTCGGGGCAGCATGAGTCTGGAGGTTACCGGAATCATGGAAAGCTGGCCGGAGAAGTCCCACATGAAATTCGATATGTTGGCATCATTTTCAAGTGTGGATGTATTGTACCGGAGGAGTCCGGAATATGATGAGTCATGGTGGTGGAATCCTGTTTGGACCTATGTGGAACTGAAAAATGCAGGTTCTGCCGGTGAGCTTGATGACCAGTTGGAGGCTTTCGCTGACAAGTACTATAATCCCAATCGGCCGGAGGGAGAGGAAGTCAGTCTCGGCTTGCAGGCACTTACCGATATTCATCTCTATTCGAATCTGGAGCAGGAGATGAATCCAAACAACTCTATTTTCTACATCTATCTTTTTTCAGCTGTGGCAGTGCTCATACTGGTCATTGCCTGTGTAAACTTTATGAACCTGGCAACAGCACGTTCTGCAGAAAGAGGACGGGAGGTAGGTATGCGTAAAGTACTGGGCGCTGATCGCCGTCAGCTTTTCAGCCAATTTATGGGTGAATCTTTTCTCATGAGCTTCCTGGCTGTCGTACTTGCGGTAGTACTAGTCTATTTCACGCTACCGATCTTCAACGATTTTATAAGCAAGAATCTGGCATTCAATATCTTTGATAATGCTTTTCTGATTGGAGGACTGCTCTTTCTTTATTTTGCGGTGGGTTTCCTGGCCGGTATTTATCCTGCTTTCTATCTTTCTGCTTTTAATCCGTCCGTTGTTCTGAAAGGTGAAGCGGATAAAGGAAGTAGAAGTGTACTCTTTAGAAAAGGGCTGGTGGTTTTTCAATTCTCACTTTCTGTGATACTAATTATCAGTACGGTTCTGCTATATATGCAGCTGCAGCATATGCAGTCTAAGAAACTTGGTTTTGACAAGGAACAGGTGGTCATTTTACCCATGGAGCAGAATCTTATAGCCTGGGAGTTTGACCAATTCCGGGAACAAGCCATGAGTGACCCAAACGTCAGAACCGTTACAGCAACCAGCAAAATCTTGGGAACCGATGATCAGCAGACCTGGAAAATTTATCCGGCAACAACCCCCGACGAAGGGGAGAAATCCTCATTGGCCCTGCATGTTACATACAACTTTCTGGAGGCCTATGATATCAATCTTATTGCGGGCCGAACATTCTCCAGATATTATCCTACGGATAAGAAACAGGCTATTTTGATCAATGAAGAGATGGTCAAAAGGCTGGGTTTTGAAGAACCCGAAGATGCCATTGGTGAATTGTTTTACCATGAATTATCTGAGGAAGAAGTAAAAACGCTTACCGTTATTGGAGTCACAGAAAACTTTAATTATACCTCAGTCAAAAAAGAGATCAAGCCACTGGTTATTCGACTCTCTGAGGGAACACGTCCCATATTGCAGACGATTTCAAATGCAGTGGTTAAATTAGGTCCCGGTGGAGTTAATGAGGGATTAAAGCACCTTGAGGAGGTATGGGCTGAAGTCAATCACATCGACCCCTTTCAATATTCCTTTCAGGATGAAGAACTGGATAAAATATATGCCGCAGAAATGACACTGGGTCGGGTAACGGGCGTATTTACGCTCTTATGCATACTGGTGGCTTGCCTGGGACTTTTCGGGCTGGCTTCCTTTACAGCATCCAAGAGAACGAAGGAGATTGGCATTCGCAAAACCCTTGGCGCTTCTCTCAGCCAGATTTTGGTTCTACTGTCAAAAGAGTATGTGCAACTGGTTCTGATTGCAAATATCATTGCCTGGCCCGTAGTTTATTTTCTCGCGAGAGGCTGGTTGCAAGACTTCCCTTACCGTATCAACCTGGGATTAAATCTCATTGGTGTTTTTGCAGCAACCATCCTTCTGAGTGTTATCATTTGCCTTGTAACCGTGAGTTATAAATCCTTGAAGGCTGCGCTTATCAATCCCGTTGACAGCATCAAACAGGAATAA
- a CDS encoding ABC transporter permease: MLLNYLKLALRNLSKQKGYTAINVIGLGIGMGICLFLFLLDQYAINFDTHHENSHRIYRLADKVKTSSGSIVDAAITPAPWAEAITDDFPEVESFVRFTGQNRTVGYGDKVFTFEVEFVDETILDVFTYPLKYGNKETALQNPHSVVLTDFIAETYFGNYNPVGETMMINDVPHTVTGVLKKQPSQSSLWFNMFVPFSSLDKQSYSNIDNWENHNLYSYLLLSESADPTEVEKDLEQFIVKNFGEEGLEKYQPHLQNLEDIYLRSNLFAEHGDSLDISYVYIFTAIGFLILLIACINFINMATAKGIERAREVGMRKVLGAGKQQLIFQFLSEAFLMSLIAVFLGLTLVEFALPLFNDLAEWNVQAAYFENGFYLITAVLLVILVSLLAGGYPAFYLSSFKPAPVLKGSKTTGKSRSWLRTVLVVSQFSVAVFLIIGSWVADSQIEYLQNKDLGFKSGNIMVSNLPPNLSRENKFMIKEELERKSAVSGSSLTANIPGEDSGSISSFRPEGQFEQDGLLVNYYEVDNSFIALFEIELVEGRNFNAVQAGDTTTSVIVNKAAISQFGWEDAVGKTIAESTGETTRTYTVIGVVENFHFETLHNAIRPLILKYRPEAFQRIAIELNTTELAETAGEINTFLKQFNAGLPVGYFFLESNLAGEYVTEEVISEMLRYFTYLTILIACMGLLGLAAYTTYQRKKEIGIRKVLGASVYSIITGLSLEFVKLTTIGFVIAAPIAYNLMREWLNSFAYSTEISLFMLAGAGFLTVAIAMATISYTTIRAANTNPAEILKSE; encoded by the coding sequence ATGCTCCTAAACTATCTTAAATTAGCCCTCCGAAATTTATCCAAGCAAAAAGGCTACACCGCCATAAATGTCATTGGACTTGGGATCGGTATGGGTATTTGTCTGTTTCTTTTTCTGTTGGATCAATATGCTATTAACTTCGACACCCACCATGAAAACAGCCACCGCATTTACAGGCTTGCTGACAAGGTTAAAACCAGTTCCGGAAGTATCGTAGATGCAGCCATCACCCCTGCTCCCTGGGCTGAAGCAATAACAGATGATTTCCCGGAAGTAGAATCATTCGTTCGATTCACGGGACAGAACAGGACTGTAGGCTACGGAGATAAAGTATTTACCTTTGAGGTGGAATTTGTAGATGAGACCATACTTGATGTTTTCACTTATCCGCTTAAGTACGGCAATAAAGAGACGGCTTTACAGAATCCTCATTCAGTAGTATTAACTGATTTTATAGCCGAGACGTATTTTGGAAATTATAATCCGGTCGGGGAAACAATGATGATTAATGATGTCCCCCATACAGTTACCGGTGTTCTGAAAAAGCAGCCTTCCCAGAGCAGCCTATGGTTTAATATGTTTGTTCCTTTCTCTTCCCTCGATAAACAGAGCTACAGCAATATTGATAACTGGGAAAACCATAATCTCTATTCCTATCTGCTGCTCAGTGAAAGCGCTGACCCCACAGAAGTCGAGAAAGATTTGGAGCAATTTATTGTAAAGAACTTTGGGGAAGAAGGGCTGGAAAAATATCAGCCTCACCTGCAGAATCTTGAGGATATTTATCTAAGGTCCAATTTGTTTGCTGAACACGGAGACAGTCTTGACATATCTTATGTATACATCTTTACGGCAATTGGCTTTCTCATACTGCTGATTGCCTGTATCAACTTCATAAATATGGCGACGGCGAAGGGTATTGAGCGGGCTCGTGAGGTTGGCATGCGAAAGGTGTTGGGTGCCGGCAAACAACAACTCATTTTTCAGTTCTTGTCGGAAGCTTTTTTGATGTCTCTCATTGCTGTTTTTCTAGGACTGACCCTGGTGGAATTTGCCCTACCCCTCTTCAATGATCTGGCGGAATGGAATGTGCAGGCTGCCTATTTTGAGAATGGCTTTTATCTGATAACTGCTGTGTTATTGGTAATTTTAGTTAGCCTGCTGGCAGGCGGCTATCCGGCCTTCTATCTCTCCTCTTTTAAACCAGCACCCGTACTTAAAGGAAGTAAAACAACCGGTAAGAGTCGGTCCTGGTTGCGGACAGTACTAGTGGTAAGCCAGTTCAGTGTCGCTGTCTTTTTGATTATTGGGTCATGGGTGGCTGACAGCCAAATAGAATACCTGCAAAACAAAGACCTGGGATTTAAGTCCGGAAATATCATGGTGTCCAATTTGCCTCCCAATTTAAGCAGAGAGAACAAGTTTATGATTAAGGAGGAGCTTGAAAGGAAGTCAGCGGTTAGCGGCTCATCATTGACTGCTAATATTCCGGGTGAAGACAGCGGTTCCATCAGCAGTTTCAGGCCTGAGGGGCAGTTTGAACAAGACGGTTTACTTGTTAATTACTATGAAGTGGATAACAGCTTTATTGCGTTATTCGAAATTGAACTGGTGGAAGGAAGAAATTTTAATGCCGTACAGGCCGGTGATACCACAACGTCTGTCATTGTCAATAAAGCTGCAATCAGCCAATTCGGTTGGGAAGATGCGGTTGGAAAAACCATCGCAGAAAGCACAGGTGAAACGACGAGAACCTATACGGTTATTGGGGTAGTAGAGAACTTTCATTTTGAGACACTGCACAACGCTATTCGTCCTCTCATTTTAAAATATCGACCTGAAGCCTTTCAACGGATTGCCATAGAATTGAATACTACGGAACTTGCAGAAACTGCCGGTGAAATTAACACCTTTTTGAAGCAATTTAATGCGGGACTTCCCGTAGGATACTTTTTCCTGGAAAGTAATTTGGCCGGTGAATATGTAACTGAGGAAGTGATCAGCGAAATGCTTCGATATTTCACCTATCTTACCATTCTGATTGCCTGCATGGGTCTGCTGGGACTCGCTGCCTATACTACCTATCAGCGAAAAAAAGAGATTGGTATTCGTAAAGTGCTGGGAGCCAGCGTATACAGTATCATTACAGGATTGTCACTGGAGTTTGTAAAACTGACGACTATCGGATTTGTCATAGCTGCGCCAATTGCCTACAACCTTATGCGGGAATGGTTGAACAGTTTTGCTTACAGCACGGAAATAAGTCTATTTATGCTTGCGGGAGCAGGTTTTCTCACGGTGGCAATAGCTATGGCAACAATAAGTTATACTACAATTCGTGCCGCTAACACAAACCCGGCAGAAATATTAAAAAGTGAATGA
- a CDS encoding DUF3052 family protein, protein MPAGYSGTPLIKKLGIKPGFKIMTENEPDHYFEMLGELPPDVTILDDGEEEADFIHLFAKNEETLQNALPPLKDKLARDGMLWVSWIKGASKRNTDINGNDVRRKGLELGLVDIKVCAVDKNWSGLKFMYRKEDR, encoded by the coding sequence ATGCCTGCAGGTTATTCAGGAACACCACTCATAAAAAAACTGGGTATTAAACCGGGATTTAAGATAATGACCGAAAATGAGCCGGATCATTATTTTGAAATGCTGGGTGAATTGCCTCCCGATGTTACCATCCTTGATGACGGCGAGGAGGAAGCTGACTTTATTCACCTTTTTGCCAAAAATGAAGAAACACTACAAAACGCATTGCCACCGCTGAAAGATAAATTGGCCAGAGACGGCATGCTATGGGTCTCCTGGATCAAGGGCGCATCAAAACGTAACACAGATATTAACGGTAATGACGTACGAAGAAAAGGCTTGGAGCTGGGACTTGTCGATATAAAAGTATGCGCGGTAGATAAAAATTGGTCGGGTCTCAAATTCATGTATCGAAAAGAAGACAGGTAG
- a CDS encoding YciI family protein gives MKSIITLIFVLVTGTILGFAQEKETGPETFEMVWEGQPITMQKYFIVFLKEGPNRNQPEEEARKIQAEHLAYLGGLFKKGVLNLNGPLGDDSEIAGISVYNTATMEEAIKLAEADPAVKAGRLVVEAHPWWLAKGSSVK, from the coding sequence ATGAAATCCATAATAACACTGATATTTGTGTTAGTCACAGGCACTATCCTTGGCTTTGCACAGGAAAAAGAAACCGGTCCCGAAACCTTTGAGATGGTTTGGGAAGGCCAACCTATCACCATGCAGAAGTATTTCATTGTATTCCTAAAAGAAGGACCTAACAGAAATCAGCCGGAAGAAGAGGCCAGGAAAATTCAGGCTGAACACCTGGCCTACCTTGGAGGTCTGTTTAAAAAAGGTGTGCTTAACTTAAACGGTCCGTTGGGGGATGATTCTGAGATTGCCGGTATCTCGGTATATAATACCGCAACCATGGAAGAGGCGATCAAGCTGGCTGAAGCGGATCCGGCAGTGAAAGCCGGCAGGCTGGTTGTTGAGGCTCATCCCTGGTGGCTGGCTAAAGGCTCTTCCGTTAAATAA
- a CDS encoding c-type cytochrome, with the protein MTVYESQILTVPVLTPFDTTNFDQEKALKELREKIRGREQEAAGLVFDNIRSFERTTADRFLRIMEMGFGKSLGVRCTHCHNPGDWSSDEKPQKQIARDMMKMVGRINQELLPAINNLESERPIVNCTTCHRGQVKPALNINN; encoded by the coding sequence ATGACAGTATACGAAAGTCAAATACTAACTGTCCCCGTTCTAACGCCCTTTGACACTACGAATTTTGATCAGGAAAAAGCTCTTAAAGAGCTGCGGGAAAAAATTAGGGGAAGAGAGCAGGAAGCCGCCGGTCTTGTATTTGATAATATCCGGTCTTTTGAGCGTACAACAGCAGATAGATTTCTACGGATTATGGAGATGGGCTTCGGTAAGTCACTTGGTGTAAGGTGTACACATTGCCATAACCCCGGTGATTGGAGCAGTGATGAAAAGCCTCAAAAACAGATCGCCAGGGATATGATGAAGATGGTAGGAAGGATCAACCAAGAGCTGTTGCCGGCTATAAATAACCTTGAAAGTGAGAGACCAATAGTAAACTGTACAACCTGCCACCGTGGACAGGTTAAACCCGCCCTAAATATCAACAATTAG
- a CDS encoding M20/M25/M40 family metallo-hydrolase — translation MVTRIQNLLLAPILIVVLVLSSTGAFAQTSTVEKVREYRIQHEYDILNEYLTFLKIPNVASDLPNIKRNANYLVKEFEKRGARMELLTLPDKPDVPPVVYGELKTPGAERTLIIYVHYDGQPADPKNWTHNPWEPTIYSGSMQEGGKPVSLSESNEEVNPDWRIYGRSASDDKAPFPAILHTLDALKQSSIALTSNLKFFFEGEEEAGSPHVRQILEHYKDKFQGDLWLFFDGPKHQSGRPQVVFGVRGVTGMEVTVYGPSRPLHSGHYGGWSPVPGQMLAELLSTMKKESGEILIEGFNENTAPITEADQRAFETLPNYDRQIREDLGLNWTEMEGRSLIESYMFPTLTIRGLESGNTGELARNVIPTKAVASLGIRLAKGNDPERMKDRVEAHIASQGYHIVRQEPNMETRLNNRKVAKITRGGGYPAVRTPIDNPMAQQVVGAIKKATEEEIILYPTFGGSLPLFHFEEVMQTPIVIVPIANHDNNQHAPDENIRIGNIWYGMDIYAEIFTMD, via the coding sequence ATGGTTACTAGAATTCAGAATTTACTATTGGCACCTATATTAATTGTCGTATTGGTGCTTAGTTCAACAGGTGCATTTGCCCAGACAAGTACCGTTGAAAAGGTCAGGGAGTATCGAATACAACATGAATACGATATACTTAATGAGTATCTCACCTTTTTGAAGATACCGAATGTGGCATCCGACCTGCCTAACATTAAACGTAACGCCAACTACCTTGTAAAGGAATTCGAAAAACGCGGAGCCCGGATGGAGTTATTGACGTTGCCGGACAAGCCTGATGTGCCGCCGGTGGTTTATGGCGAACTCAAAACCCCCGGTGCTGAACGAACGCTGATCATTTATGTGCATTACGACGGTCAACCGGCAGATCCAAAAAATTGGACTCATAACCCCTGGGAACCAACTATTTACTCCGGTTCTATGCAGGAAGGCGGTAAGCCTGTTTCATTGAGTGAAAGCAACGAAGAGGTGAATCCCGACTGGCGGATTTACGGGAGGTCAGCCTCCGACGACAAGGCGCCATTCCCTGCCATCCTTCATACGCTTGATGCCCTTAAGCAATCGAGTATTGCTTTGACCTCCAACCTCAAATTCTTCTTTGAAGGTGAAGAGGAAGCCGGTTCGCCGCATGTGCGTCAGATTCTGGAACACTACAAAGATAAATTTCAGGGTGATCTTTGGCTCTTTTTCGACGGTCCAAAGCACCAGAGCGGTCGACCACAGGTAGTGTTCGGCGTCCGTGGTGTGACGGGCATGGAGGTTACGGTCTACGGGCCTTCCCGTCCTTTGCATAGCGGACATTACGGCGGATGGTCACCGGTTCCGGGTCAAATGCTTGCCGAGCTTTTGTCCACCATGAAAAAAGAGAGCGGAGAAATTCTGATCGAGGGATTCAACGAAAATACGGCCCCGATCACGGAGGCTGACCAAAGAGCATTTGAGACCTTGCCCAATTACGACCGGCAAATTAGGGAAGATTTGGGACTGAACTGGACCGAAATGGAAGGCCGGTCTCTGATTGAAAGCTACATGTTTCCGACATTGACCATAAGGGGTCTGGAAAGCGGAAATACAGGGGAGCTGGCTAGAAATGTCATACCGACCAAAGCAGTGGCCAGTCTGGGTATCAGGTTGGCAAAAGGCAATGATCCGGAACGCATGAAAGACCGGGTTGAGGCACATATTGCCAGTCAGGGCTACCACATTGTCAGGCAGGAGCCCAATATGGAAACCAGGCTAAATAACAGAAAAGTTGCTAAAATAACCCGCGGCGGCGGTTACCCGGCTGTACGGACACCTATCGATAATCCCATGGCACAACAGGTTGTTGGTGCAATTAAAAAAGCTACTGAAGAAGAGATCATTCTTTACCCGACATTCGGAGGCTCATTACCGCTGTTTCATTTTGAAGAAGTCATGCAAACTCCCATTGTGATTGTACCGATTGCCAATCATGACAATAACCAGCATGCACCGGATGAGAATATACGGATTGGTAATATCTGGTACGGGATGGATATTTATGCCGAAATATTTACAATGGATTAA
- a CDS encoding ABC transporter ATP-binding protein → MIKLRNIDKYIDKRFQRTFILKDINLDIEEGEFITVMGPSGAGKSTLLNILGFLDDPSEGEYYFYDEAVHSLSEKRKSDYHKSHIGFVFQAYHLIDELTVYENIEMPLLYRKVRGKQRKAMVADMLDRFNIVAKKDLFPPQLSGGQQQVVGVARALIGNPKLILADEPTGNLHSEQSEEIMELFTKLNEEEGVTIIQVTHSEKMAGYGNRIINLKDGTVVEENPYEDQKVDMES, encoded by the coding sequence ATGATTAAACTTAGAAATATTGATAAATACATAGACAAGCGTTTTCAACGTACCTTTATACTCAAGGATATTAATCTGGATATAGAAGAGGGTGAGTTTATTACGGTGATGGGTCCAAGCGGTGCCGGTAAATCGACCCTTCTTAATATACTCGGTTTTCTGGATGATCCATCGGAAGGAGAGTACTACTTTTACGATGAGGCTGTTCACAGTCTTAGTGAAAAAAGGAAATCGGATTACCACAAATCCCACATAGGCTTCGTTTTTCAGGCTTACCACCTTATCGATGAACTGACGGTGTACGAGAACATCGAAATGCCCTTGCTGTACCGTAAGGTTAGGGGAAAGCAGCGTAAGGCGATGGTGGCTGATATGCTAGACCGTTTTAATATCGTGGCGAAGAAAGATCTGTTTCCTCCGCAACTTTCAGGCGGACAGCAGCAGGTGGTCGGTGTGGCGCGTGCCCTCATCGGTAATCCAAAATTGATACTGGCAGACGAACCTACCGGGAACCTGCATTCTGAACAGAGTGAAGAGATTATGGAGCTGTTTACCAAGCTCAATGAAGAGGAGGGTGTTACGATTATACAGGTGACCCATTCCGAGAAAATGGCCGGTTACGGCAATAGAATCATTAATTTAAAAGACGGGACCGTTGTCGAGGAGAATCCCTATGAAGATCAAAAAGTAGACATGGAGAGCTGA
- a CDS encoding ABC transporter permease: MIKNYIKIALRNLRKYKGYSLINILGLAVGIAVCMLIFRYVSYELSYDQYHSKSDRIYRVTMDHPQAHIALTPSMILPTLENLYPEVETGVRIYDVGRFQPLVIRNDNKVFEERKFAYADSTLFRVFDFELLSGNSNTALAKPNTIVISREMALKYFDNHNAIGKSLEVNNRVFEVTGVMENIPGNSHFRYDFFASLITRSGWSELSDDTWRSANFYTYLVLDNQGGASGLKQKVDAFITENFPENEFAASLDLLFQPLTDIHLYSDVEGEIAPQSDIRYVLAATAIAIIILIIACINYMNLATARSARRSREVGIRKVLGSEKRQLIGQFYGESAFLTMLAIALSLLMMELFLPWFNSLTGQSIYIDYASYEFWLVLAATGLLVTLVAGSYPALMLSSFNPSEVLKGKKISSGSSKLRKFLVVFQFAASIFMIICTLVIYRQIDFIQEKELGYKQDNVLVLTAYSDVENRFNTLQNELMQVSEIKGVAMSSETPTSIRAGYGPDIEGVEEGPNFIINALRVTPGFTDALNIELVEGRAFTEGDFTRANLQEDREYAMLVNEATARHFGMDPEELVGKRASIGGGSGNIVGVVRDFHFSSLHRPIEPLFIFPRGSFNKLLISFRSADVRNVLEDTEAVWSNLFPQYPFTYEFLDQEYNALYQQETRAGYIFNSFAILAIFVACLGLVGLASYLVEERNREIGIRKVLGATSAQVMALLSKDFVILVLAGFLISVPLAWYAMGEWLQNFAYRIDIGWYVFLMAGGITLLIAVATVSYQALRAATLDPVDSLRSE, from the coding sequence ATGATAAAAAATTACATAAAAATTGCACTTCGAAATCTTAGAAAATACAAGGGATATTCACTAATCAATATCCTGGGACTTGCGGTTGGTATTGCGGTTTGTATGCTGATCTTCAGGTACGTTTCCTATGAGCTGTCTTATGATCAGTATCACTCAAAATCCGACCGTATCTATAGGGTTACTATGGACCATCCACAGGCTCATATTGCTTTAACCCCTTCAATGATCTTGCCTACCCTTGAAAACCTGTATCCGGAAGTGGAAACAGGGGTACGCATTTATGATGTAGGCAGGTTCCAGCCGCTTGTCATACGCAATGATAACAAAGTTTTTGAAGAACGTAAGTTTGCATACGCAGACTCTACCCTTTTCCGGGTGTTCGACTTTGAATTGTTGTCAGGCAATTCCAACACCGCACTGGCCAAGCCGAATACCATTGTGATCAGCAGGGAGATGGCATTGAAGTATTTCGATAATCATAACGCGATCGGAAAAAGTCTGGAGGTTAACAATCGTGTATTTGAAGTGACGGGGGTAATGGAAAACATACCGGGTAACAGTCACTTTCGATATGATTTTTTTGCGTCGCTGATAACAAGAAGCGGTTGGAGTGAACTCAGTGATGATACCTGGCGCTCTGCCAATTTTTATACCTACCTGGTGCTGGATAATCAGGGCGGTGCATCCGGTTTAAAGCAAAAAGTAGATGCTTTTATCACGGAAAATTTCCCGGAGAATGAGTTCGCAGCTTCTTTGGACTTACTTTTCCAACCGCTTACAGATATCCATCTTTATTCGGATGTCGAGGGGGAAATCGCACCCCAGAGTGATATTCGTTACGTGTTAGCTGCCACAGCTATTGCCATCATCATTTTGATCATTGCTTGTATCAACTATATGAACCTTGCTACGGCACGGTCGGCGCGAAGGTCACGGGAAGTTGGAATTCGAAAAGTTCTAGGCTCCGAGAAGAGACAGCTTATCGGACAGTTTTACGGGGAGTCCGCTTTTTTAACCATGCTGGCTATTGCCCTTTCTCTATTGATGATGGAACTGTTCCTCCCATGGTTTAACAGTCTGACTGGTCAATCTATCTATATTGACTATGCCTCGTATGAATTCTGGTTAGTATTGGCAGCAACCGGTCTCCTAGTAACTTTGGTAGCCGGAAGTTATCCGGCACTCATGCTTTCATCTTTTAATCCTTCAGAAGTTTTAAAAGGGAAAAAAATAAGCAGCGGGAGTTCAAAGCTTCGAAAATTCCTGGTAGTATTTCAATTTGCAGCATCCATTTTTATGATCATCTGCACCCTGGTGATTTACCGTCAGATTGATTTCATCCAGGAGAAGGAGCTGGGTTACAAACAGGATAATGTACTGGTGCTGACAGCTTACAGTGATGTTGAAAACCGCTTTAACACGTTGCAGAACGAGTTGATGCAGGTTTCGGAGATTAAGGGCGTGGCCATGTCATCCGAAACACCGACGAGTATTCGCGCAGGCTACGGACCGGATATTGAGGGTGTGGAAGAAGGCCCGAATTTCATCATCAACGCATTAAGGGTTACACCGGGCTTTACCGATGCATTGAATATTGAGCTTGTAGAAGGACGTGCTTTTACGGAGGGAGACTTTACAAGGGCAAACCTTCAGGAAGACAGGGAGTATGCTATGTTGGTTAATGAGGCTACCGCCCGTCATTTTGGAATGGATCCTGAAGAGCTGGTTGGGAAAAGAGCCTCAATTGGTGGAGGCAGCGGCAACATTGTGGGTGTGGTTCGTGACTTCCATTTTTCCTCCCTTCACAGGCCGATTGAGCCACTGTTTATATTCCCGAGAGGCAGTTTTAATAAACTTCTGATAAGTTTCCGGAGTGCTGACGTCAGAAATGTTTTGGAAGATACTGAGGCGGTATGGAGTAATCTTTTCCCCCAATATCCTTTCACCTATGAGTTTCTTGATCAGGAATACAATGCTCTGTACCAACAGGAAACCAGAGCCGGTTACATATTCAACAGTTTCGCAATCCTGGCGATTTTTGTAGCGTGTCTTGGGCTGGTCGGACTTGCCTCATACCTGGTTGAAGAACGGAATCGCGAAATTGGCATACGAAAAGTGCTCGGTGCAACCTCGGCCCAGGTAATGGCCTTGCTTTCAAAGGATTTTGTTATACTGGTTCTTGCCGGCTTCCTGATTTCCGTGCCACTGGCCTGGTACGCCATGGGTGAATGGCTGCAGAACTTTGCCTACCGTATTGATATTGGTTGGTATGTTTTTCTAATGGCGGGAGGAATTACCCTGCTCATAGCTGTAGCTACGGTAAGCTATCAGGCACTGAGGGCAGCAACACTTGATCCGGTTGATAGTTTGCGGAGTGAGTAA